From Chelatococcus sp. YT9, a single genomic window includes:
- a CDS encoding ribonucleoside-diphosphate reductase subunit alpha produces MSLTTETAAQPSHTSRMAMEMPRAAAEPGYKLIRRNGAVTPFDPSKIAIALTKAFLAVEGSGAAASRRVHDIVADLTDQIVTALMRRADAGRTFHIEDVQDQVELALMRSEHHKVARAYVLYREERARERARAAGEAKAVTPEPRLRMKGADGELVPLDEACLAAIIAEACAGLEGVAPEAILAEARRNLYDGISRDELALAPILAARTLVETEPDYAKVSARLLNDKLRREALSFVFGRTEEAAQAEMAERYPSYFHAYVKTGIDNELLDPELARFDLTRLAAALKPERDLNFDYLGFQTLYDRYFLHVRGTRFELAQAFFMRVAMGVALREVDREEKAIEFYDLLSSFHFMCSTPTLFNAGTRRSQLASCFLTTVSDDLDGIFKAIKDNALLAKYSGGLGNDWTPVRGLGAHIKGTNGESQGVVPFLKVANDTAIAVNQGGKRKGAVCAYLETWHVDIEEFLDLRKNTGDDRRRTHDMNTANWVPDLFMQRVEADGPWTLFSPDEVPDLHDLYGPAFREAYEAYEAKAARGEMKVSKQVRALDLWRRMLTMLFETGHPWLTFKDPCNIRSPQGHVGVVHSSNLCTEITLNTSHDEVAVCNLGSVNLAAHVTADGLDMEKLARTVRTAMRMLDNVIDINFYTIPEARRSNLRHRPVGLGLMGFQDALQTLRVPYGSDAAVAFADESMEAISFHAIASSVDLAAERGRYSSFEGSLWSRGILPIDSVRLLAEARGIAPDDAVGEGVLELSSRLDWEGLRQRVVTTGLRNSNCMAIAPTATISNICGVSQSIEPAYQNLFVKSNMSGDFTVVNAALVRDLKARGLWDEVMVSDLKYFDGSVGQIDRVPDDLKALYATAFEIDSAWLIEAAARRQKWIDQSQSLNLYIANPSGRKLDTLYRLAWQRGLKTTYYLRSRSATHVEKSTLKGTDGKLNAVSAVVPAAALAASPILVAATRGVGGARVSEAEAELGTAWGKACSIDDPDCEACQ; encoded by the coding sequence ATGTCCCTGACGACCGAAACCGCAGCCCAACCGTCCCACACGTCCAGGATGGCGATGGAGATGCCCCGCGCTGCCGCGGAGCCGGGCTACAAGCTCATCCGCCGCAACGGTGCCGTGACGCCATTCGACCCGTCCAAGATCGCCATCGCCTTGACCAAGGCCTTCCTCGCCGTCGAGGGATCGGGCGCCGCCGCCTCGCGCCGGGTGCATGACATCGTGGCGGATCTCACCGACCAGATCGTCACTGCGCTGATGCGCCGCGCCGATGCTGGGCGCACCTTTCACATCGAGGATGTGCAGGACCAGGTCGAGCTCGCGCTGATGCGTAGCGAGCACCACAAGGTGGCGCGCGCCTATGTGCTCTATCGCGAGGAGCGGGCGCGCGAGCGGGCTCGCGCCGCCGGTGAGGCGAAGGCGGTGACGCCCGAGCCGCGCCTTCGCATGAAGGGCGCCGACGGCGAGCTCGTGCCGCTCGACGAGGCCTGCCTTGCCGCCATCATCGCGGAAGCCTGCGCCGGCCTCGAAGGCGTGGCGCCGGAGGCAATCCTCGCGGAGGCGCGCCGCAACCTTTACGATGGCATCAGCCGGGACGAGCTGGCGCTCGCGCCGATCCTCGCGGCCCGCACCCTCGTTGAAACCGAGCCGGACTATGCCAAGGTCTCGGCGCGGCTCCTGAACGACAAGCTGCGGCGCGAGGCCCTGAGCTTCGTCTTCGGCCGGACGGAGGAGGCGGCCCAGGCCGAGATGGCCGAGCGCTACCCGAGCTATTTCCATGCCTATGTGAAGACGGGCATCGACAACGAACTGCTCGATCCGGAACTCGCGCGGTTCGACTTGACGCGTCTTGCCGCCGCGCTGAAGCCCGAGCGCGACCTCAATTTCGACTATCTCGGCTTCCAGACGCTCTACGACCGCTATTTCCTGCATGTGCGCGGCACCCGGTTCGAGCTGGCGCAGGCCTTCTTCATGCGCGTCGCCATGGGGGTTGCCCTGCGCGAGGTGGACCGGGAGGAGAAGGCGATCGAATTCTATGATCTCCTCTCATCCTTCCATTTCATGTGCTCGACGCCGACGCTGTTCAATGCCGGCACGCGCCGCTCGCAGCTCGCCTCCTGCTTCCTGACGACGGTGTCGGACGACCTCGACGGCATCTTCAAGGCCATCAAGGACAATGCCCTGCTCGCCAAATATTCCGGTGGTCTCGGCAATGACTGGACGCCGGTGCGCGGCCTCGGTGCCCATATCAAGGGCACCAACGGTGAGAGCCAGGGCGTCGTGCCCTTCCTGAAGGTGGCCAACGACACGGCGATAGCCGTGAACCAGGGCGGCAAGAGGAAGGGCGCGGTCTGCGCCTATCTCGAGACCTGGCACGTGGATATCGAGGAATTCCTCGATCTCAGGAAGAACACCGGCGACGACCGCCGCCGCACCCACGACATGAACACCGCCAACTGGGTGCCGGACCTCTTCATGCAGCGCGTCGAGGCGGACGGCCCGTGGACGCTGTTCTCGCCGGACGAGGTGCCGGACCTGCACGATCTCTACGGGCCAGCCTTCCGCGAGGCTTACGAGGCCTATGAGGCGAAGGCCGCGCGCGGGGAGATGAAGGTGTCCAAGCAGGTCCGGGCGCTTGACCTCTGGCGGCGCATGCTGACCATGCTGTTCGAGACCGGCCATCCCTGGCTCACCTTCAAGGATCCCTGCAACATCCGCTCGCCCCAGGGGCATGTCGGCGTGGTGCATTCCTCGAACCTCTGCACCGAGATCACGCTGAACACCTCCCATGACGAGGTCGCCGTCTGCAATCTCGGCTCCGTCAATCTGGCGGCGCATGTCACGGCCGACGGCCTCGATATGGAGAAGCTGGCGCGCACGGTCAGAACCGCGATGCGCATGCTCGACAATGTCATCGACATCAATTTCTACACGATCCCGGAGGCACGCCGCTCGAACCTGCGCCACCGGCCGGTCGGCCTCGGGCTGATGGGCTTTCAGGATGCCCTGCAGACCCTGCGCGTTCCCTATGGCTCGGACGCGGCGGTTGCCTTCGCGGACGAGAGCATGGAGGCGATCTCCTTCCATGCCATCGCGTCCTCGGTCGATCTGGCAGCCGAGCGCGGCCGCTATTCGTCCTTCGAGGGGTCGCTGTGGTCGCGCGGGATTCTGCCGATCGATTCCGTCCGCCTGCTGGCGGAGGCACGCGGCATTGCGCCTGACGATGCAGTCGGCGAAGGCGTTCTCGAGCTCTCGTCAAGGCTCGATTGGGAGGGGCTGCGCCAGCGCGTGGTGACGACCGGCCTGCGCAATTCCAACTGCATGGCGATCGCGCCCACGGCGACGATCTCCAATATCTGCGGGGTCAGCCAATCGATCGAGCCCGCCTACCAGAACCTCTTCGTGAAATCGAACATGTCGGGGGACTTCACCGTGGTAAACGCCGCGCTGGTGCGCGACCTCAAGGCGCGCGGCCTGTGGGACGAGGTGATGGTGTCGGATCTCAAATATTTCGACGGCAGCGTCGGCCAGATCGACCGGGTGCCCGACGATCTCAAGGCGCTCTATGCGACGGCCTTCGAGATCGATTCGGCGTGGCTGATCGAGGCGGCCGCCCGCCGGCAGAAATGGATCGACCAGTCACAATCGCTCAACCTCTATATCGCCAACCCGTCCGGCAGGAAGCTCGACACGCTCTATCGTCTGGCGTGGCAGCGCGGCCTGAAGACCACCTACTACCTGCGCTCGCGCTCCGCGACCCATGTCGAGAAGTCGACGCTGAAGGGCACGGACGGCAAGCTCAACGCAGTTTCCGCAGTGGTGCCGGCTGCTGCGCTAGCAGCCTCGCCGATCCTTGTCGCCGCGACACGCGGCGTTGGCGGGGCTCGCGTGAGTGAAGCTGAAGCGGAACTGGGAACGGCGTGGGGCAAGGCCTGCTCGATCGACGATCCTGATTGCGAAGCCTGCCAGTAA
- a CDS encoding TetR/AcrR family transcriptional regulator, which yields MPRNPSAKPQSIKPSDTASDRVDARLIAIANEHVRKFGPGKMTVVAVAEAAGMTHANVYRYFPSKNALIDAVVGEALKPIETVIADVASAPDPADDKLERLVLDLARLYRTLMEQNAPVFRLFVTATLENRAVARRHRGRIRMLVERVVDEGIATGAFEPRDREGALSFLTDVLYRFTHPSAVLADTGAPRDVLDRRLAAVVRVALRALSVGLI from the coding sequence ATGCCTAGGAATCCGTCGGCGAAACCTCAGTCGATCAAGCCTTCCGATACCGCTTCCGACAGAGTTGATGCACGACTGATTGCCATTGCCAACGAGCACGTGCGGAAGTTCGGCCCCGGCAAGATGACCGTGGTCGCGGTCGCGGAAGCAGCGGGCATGACCCATGCCAATGTCTATCGCTATTTCCCATCCAAGAATGCGCTGATCGATGCGGTCGTCGGCGAAGCGCTGAAACCGATCGAGACTGTGATCGCGGACGTGGCGAGTGCGCCGGACCCGGCCGACGACAAGCTGGAACGGCTGGTCCTCGACCTCGCGCGGCTCTATCGCACGCTGATGGAGCAAAACGCGCCGGTGTTCCGTCTCTTCGTCACGGCGACGCTGGAGAACCGGGCTGTCGCGCGCCGGCATCGCGGACGCATCCGCATGCTGGTTGAGCGCGTTGTGGACGAGGGCATCGCGACGGGCGCTTTCGAGCCGCGCGATCGAGAAGGTGCCCTCTCCTTCTTGACGGACGTACTTTATCGCTTCACCCATCCGAGCGCGGTTCTGGCCGATACCGGGGCACCGCGTGACGTGCTCGACAGGCGCCTCGCGGCCGTCGTGCGGGTGGCCCTGCGGGCCCTGTCAGTCGGCCTGATTTAA
- a CDS encoding YqaA family protein, giving the protein MLRRLYDWTLSLAASPRAAWALALVSFAESSFFPVPPDVLLVPMALARPDKAFFYAGVCTVASVVGGLFGYAIGALLYDTLGAWIIQAYGYGDNVEAFRQAYAAYGEWIILIKGLTPIPYKLVTITSGFAGYDLFWFTILSIITRGLRFYILAALVNRFGAPAKEILERNLGLAAIILFATIIGGFVAVRYIF; this is encoded by the coding sequence ATGCTGCGCCGCCTCTACGACTGGACATTGTCGCTTGCCGCAAGCCCTCGCGCTGCCTGGGCGCTGGCGCTCGTCTCTTTCGCCGAAAGCTCGTTCTTTCCGGTTCCCCCGGATGTGCTTCTCGTCCCCATGGCGCTGGCCCGGCCGGACAAGGCCTTCTTTTATGCCGGCGTGTGCACGGTCGCATCGGTCGTCGGCGGCCTGTTCGGCTATGCCATCGGTGCGCTGCTCTATGACACCCTCGGCGCCTGGATCATCCAGGCGTACGGGTATGGCGACAATGTCGAAGCTTTCCGGCAGGCCTATGCCGCCTATGGCGAGTGGATCATCCTGATCAAGGGTCTCACGCCGATCCCCTATAAGCTTGTCACCATCACATCCGGCTTTGCGGGCTATGATCTTTTCTGGTTCACGATACTGTCAATCATCACGCGAGGCCTGCGGTTCTATATTCTCGCCGCGCTGGTCAACCGTTTCGGGGCACCCGCCAAGGAAATCCTGGAGCGCAACCTCGGTCTGGCCGCAATCATCCTGTTTGCCACCATCATCGGCGGTTTCGTGGCTGTCCGCTATATATTCTAG
- the zapE gene encoding cell division protein ZapE: MPAAAGESVAARYEALVATGTVERDEAQLALIAQLDRLVETLRQAEKAKTAPKRPFAWLLGRRERDNGPAVRGLYVWGSVGRGKTMLMDLFFEAAPVALKRRAHFHAFMSDVHERIFSFRQRVKRGEEKDTDPIPHVATELAREAELLCFDEFAVTDIADAMILGRLFTNLFSRGVVVVATSNVVPDRLYEDGLNRALFLPFIALLKERMDVVKLQSRTDFRLEKLAGSPVFIVPDDDSARQRLDKMFHALTGAAGAPMTLTVKGHPVEVPRAAGGVARFSFADLCSKPLGASDYLALAERFHTLIVENIPALTFERRNEAKRFITLVDTLYDRHVKLLASAAVEPQNLYQADQGREVFEFDRTVSRLIEMQSEEYLSAPHGRGDSTGSGDSTGLVET, from the coding sequence CTGCCGGCAGCAGCCGGTGAATCCGTTGCGGCGCGCTACGAAGCGCTCGTCGCTACGGGCACGGTGGAGCGTGACGAGGCACAGCTCGCGCTCATCGCACAACTCGATCGGCTCGTGGAGACACTCCGGCAGGCTGAGAAGGCCAAGACCGCGCCAAAGCGCCCCTTCGCGTGGCTGCTGGGCCGGCGTGAGCGCGACAACGGGCCGGCCGTTCGTGGGCTCTATGTTTGGGGCTCTGTCGGCCGCGGCAAGACCATGCTGATGGACCTCTTCTTCGAGGCAGCTCCGGTTGCGCTCAAACGGCGGGCGCATTTCCACGCCTTCATGAGCGATGTTCACGAGCGCATTTTCAGCTTCCGGCAGCGGGTGAAGCGCGGCGAGGAAAAGGACACGGATCCAATTCCCCATGTCGCGACCGAGCTCGCGCGGGAAGCCGAGCTGCTGTGCTTCGACGAATTCGCGGTGACGGACATCGCCGACGCGATGATCCTCGGGCGTCTTTTCACGAATCTCTTTTCGCGGGGCGTGGTGGTAGTCGCCACGTCCAACGTGGTGCCTGACCGGCTTTACGAGGATGGGCTCAACCGGGCGTTATTCCTGCCGTTCATCGCTCTCCTCAAGGAGCGGATGGACGTGGTCAAGCTGCAATCGCGCACGGATTTCCGGCTCGAAAAACTCGCGGGGAGCCCGGTCTTCATCGTACCGGACGACGACAGCGCCCGGCAGCGACTGGACAAGATGTTCCACGCACTCACGGGCGCTGCTGGCGCGCCCATGACGCTGACGGTGAAGGGACATCCCGTCGAGGTCCCTCGCGCGGCCGGCGGTGTCGCGCGCTTCTCCTTCGCCGATCTCTGCAGCAAGCCGCTCGGCGCCTCCGACTATCTCGCGCTCGCAGAGCGCTTCCATACTCTCATTGTCGAGAATATCCCGGCGCTCACTTTCGAGCGCCGCAATGAAGCCAAGCGGTTCATCACTCTTGTCGATACGCTCTACGACCGACATGTGAAGCTTCTCGCCTCCGCGGCGGTTGAGCCGCAGAATCTCTATCAAGCCGATCAGGGGCGCGAGGTGTTTGAATTCGATCGCACCGTCTCCCGCCTGATCGAAATGCAGTCGGAGGAGTATCTCTCGGCTCCCCATGGACGCGGCGACTCCACAGGCTCGGGTGACAGCACCGGCCTCGTAGAGACCTGA
- a CDS encoding disulfide bond formation protein B has product MSLLSRPRLIALTILVICVALIGGAYYFEYVLGLMPCELCLKQRQPYYLAMPVAAALAILPDERRDRLFGSLRWIGFGILVIAFLYNAGLGVYHSGAEWHLWQGPADCTGPVSNNVGLNDFLKNLQTTRVVRCDEAAWRFLGVSLAGWSAFASLGLAVLALAGLRTARKR; this is encoded by the coding sequence ATGTCCCTTCTCTCGCGTCCGCGCCTCATTGCATTAACGATTCTCGTCATTTGCGTCGCCCTCATCGGCGGCGCCTATTACTTTGAATATGTGCTGGGCCTGATGCCCTGCGAGCTCTGTCTGAAGCAGCGCCAGCCCTACTATCTTGCGATGCCCGTGGCGGCGGCGCTCGCGATCCTCCCCGATGAGCGGCGTGACCGGCTGTTCGGAAGCCTGCGCTGGATCGGCTTCGGCATCCTCGTCATCGCATTCCTCTATAATGCCGGCCTCGGGGTCTACCACAGCGGCGCCGAATGGCATTTGTGGCAGGGCCCCGCGGATTGCACGGGTCCGGTCAGCAACAATGTTGGCCTGAATGATTTCCTCAAGAACTTGCAGACCACCCGCGTCGTGCGCTGTGACGAGGCGGCCTGGCGTTTTCTCGGGGTGTCGCTAGCAGGATGGAGTGCTTTCGCCTCGCTCGGCTTGGCTGTCTTGGCGCTGGCTGGGCTCAGGACAGCGAGGAAGCGTTAA